A region of the Geomonas subterranea genome:
CTTCCCCCCCGAATCGACCCTTTTGTACTGCTGCAGCCGGTCAAAGAACTCCATCCGCTCCCTGGCCCGGTCGTTGGAGTAGACGAAGTTACAGAACTTCCTTTGTTGCCGCATGATGGCATCGACGTCGACATCTTCCGTCGTCCTGTGCAACTGCCAGTCCAGTCCATACAGGGGTAGACGGTAATTCCTGTCGGTGACGGGGTAGTCGAAGCTGAAAGCGTAGTCGCAGTCGTCGAAATCGGGGCGGATGTTCTCGCCGGTGTAGAAAATCCGGACGCAATCGTAGCTGAGATAGTCGTACCCGGAGTCGCCGCCAAAGCAGGAGTAAATGAGGAAGTCCGGGCGGTCGGTCAGCACCAGTTCGAACCGCTTGGACAGAAGCCGGTACAACGGGTTGTGGCGCCGTATGACGTCGTGGTCGTTGGAATGCCAAAAACCCGTGAAGTTGATGAGTATCTTTCTCTGCACGTCGATGCTCCGATCATCAGAAAACTGCTTCCGTCCGCGATCCCGTCCGGGTGATCTACCGCCTCACGTAGAACTCGTCACCCACGATCGAGTGGAGCACGTACCCGTTTTTCCTCATAAGCAGCGGGATCCGGCAATCGTCGTAGTTATTTTCCACCCCGACTACCGAGATCTCGAAGCGGCGGAAGTCTATCGTCTTGAGAATCGAGTATTCCGCCCCCTCGGTGTCTATGTTGAGATAGTCCACCTTCCTGATGCCATGCCGGTCCAGCAGTTCGTTAAAGTTGCAGCACTCCACCTCGATCTCGCGGCAGGTTCCGCCGTGTCGCGCGATCTCGTCGGCGATCCTCTGCTGGTGTTGGGGGTCGTACTCGTCGACCAGCCCGCTCAGCATCTCGGCGTACCCGGAAACGACCTGGAATTTCGCCGTCCCCGGCTTGGCGGCGATGCAGGCGTTGACGAGGATCCCCCCCCTGTTCGCCTTGAGTTTCCGGAACACCTCCGGGATCGGTTCCACGGCGATACCGGTCCACCCCAGGTTGCGCTCCAGGTGGCAGGTGTTGCTGAAGCTGATGCCGTCGTTCGCGCCGATATCCACAAAGATTTTGGTGACGGAGTCTTTGCACAACACCTCGGCGACCCATTGATCCTGCCCGCACTGGCTATAGTAACCGGCAGCCTTGAGTTCGTGCAGGTCAAACTGCCTGCGCGTGGCGGAACGGGCAAGAACCCGATGGCACAGACGGTTCAGCCTGGATGCGATTTTATGGAACACGGCACTCTCCCTTTCTTCCAGTCCTTCGTTTTGGTCGATCCGCCCTCGCCTGCCGCATGCGCTGCGCTAGGGCCGCGCGCTCTCGAACAGAGCGCGATAGTAGCGGTCGAACCCTTCGCCCCGAAAGCGAGCAGCGGCGTAGTGGCAGGCGGCAGCGGACAACCGCTCCAAAAGCGCGCGATCCGCGTGCAGCCGCGCGATGAGCGCAGCGAAAGCCTCCACGAGAGCTGCCTCATCGGCACGCTCCTCGACGAGGCAGCCGTTCTCACCGTCGCGCAGATGAAACGGTATCCCCCCTACAGCGGTCGCCAGTGGCACGACGGCGTGAGCCATCGCCTCCATGATGACCATCGGAAACCCCTCCCGGCTCGAAGGAAGGATCAGGAGGTCGTTCTGCCGGTAGTGCGCCTTGATCTCTGCGGGATCATGCAGCTCGCCGATGAAACGCAGCCCCTCGCGGTCAGCGCCGGCCGGGTAGGCATCGGCGAGGTCGCCGATCAGCGTGAACTCGGCCGGCACCCCCATTCGCACGCAGGCCCGGGCGACGCGCCCCACGAGGTGCGCCCTCTTCTCGCTGGTGCCCCTGCCGACGTACAAAACCCTCAGCCGCTCGCCCCTGGGCGCGCGCACGAGGTTGTCCGGAACGTCCACCTTGTTTTCCACCAGGTCGATCCGCTCCGCCAGTTCCGCACGCACGCCGTGCTGACGGTAAAGCTCGACCAGGTCGATCCGGCTTTTCTCATTGATGACCACGCGGCGGTCGAGGCGCTCCACGTACGGCAAGCTCACCGTCTCCGTTCCGCAGCCAAAGGCGTGGATCAGGTCGACGCAGCGTGCGCGTTGGTGCAGGCGCGGCAAAAGCAGGTAATAGAAACTGCTGTTGGAGCCGAACACGACGGGGCTGGCGCAGCGGTTGATGCAGGCGGCGAGGTACCCGGTGAGGATGGTCTCGAATCCCCTCCTGCCGGCGGGCCAGGACAGGTCGAGCAGCCTGCCGCAGGCGGAAAACTCCTCCTTCAACGCGGAAGTCTCGGACCTGTTGGTGATGACTATCCACGGCATCTTGTCGCCGTGCAGCCTCAGGATATCGGCGTGCACCCTCTCGGCTCCGCCGACGTGGTAGCAGGGGAAAAAGAAGAAGAGCCCCGAATCGTTGCGCAGAGGTATGAGCAGGGCCAGCATGGCGCCCAGCCTGAACAGGATCTCGTGCAGGAGCGCCTTCATGGCCACCTGCTCCCGATGAAGCTCACCGTCTCGCGCCATGCCCCCTCCGCGTCGAATCGCTCGGTCACGCGCGCTCTCATCTCTGCGCCGGTCGTCGCGCGCAGGGGCGGGTCCTGCTGCAGTTGCGCGATCCGTCCGGCCAGCGCCGACGCGTCACCAGCAGGCGCGAGGAAGCGGAGCCCTTGCGGCCCGACGGCCTCACGGATTCCGGGTATGTCGGTCGCCACCACCGCCAGGCCGCAGGCCATCGCCTCCAGGACCGCGTTGGGGAGCCCCTCGCTTCTGGAACTGTGCACGCAGAGGTCGGCGGCGCTCAAAAGACCGGCGACGTCCCCCACCTCCCCGAGGAATCTGACGGTATCGACAAGGCCAAGGGAGTCGACGAGGTTTCGCACCTGGTCCCCCTGGTCCACCCGCCCGGCCAGCAGCAGGACCGGCGCCGGCGCCCCCTGCGGCTGACGGTCGGCGAGGATGCGCCAGGCGCGCAGGAGCGTCTCGTGGTCCTTCTGCGCATGCACGTTGGCCACCATGCAGGCAGCGAACGCCTCTTCGGAAAGGCCGATCCGCCCGCGCCATTCCCCCCTACCCGACAGCGGCCGCGCCGGCAGTATCCCGTTCGTGATCACCGCGACCTTGTCGGGAGAAACCGGGAACGCGCTCAGCAGCGCCTCCCTCCCCTTGTCCGAGTTGGAGATGAAACAGGGTGTCAGGCGCGCCGCGAGACTGCGCCAGAGCTCCGGCTCCAGACAGAAGCCCTCGTCGCGCTGGTTCCAGACGCAGAGCTTCGCCCCGGTGAACCTCCAGGCGAGGCCGCAAAGGACGTTGGGAAAGAAGGTGTAGGGCATCAGCAGGTCCGGCTTTTGACGTTTCAATAGCGCGGCGAACCGGCGCAGTTCGAGCAGGTTGGCCGGGATGTGGCGGCGCTCCCACCGCCACGAAACGCCTGTCCCCTCCCACGGGATGTCCGCTTCGTCGCAGAGTTCTGAAAGGCGACCATTCCCCTCCTGAAGCCCCAGCACCCGCACGTCGGCCCCGTGCCGCTCTTTCAGGTACCTCCCGAGGAGCAGGCCCTGGCGCTCGGCGCCGCCCAGTTCGAGGTTGCCGAACACGAAAAGTATGCGCGCCCCCTCGAGGCTGTTATCTGTTCCCCCGCTTTTCAATGTTTCCTCAGTATGTAGACGACCCTCGGGATGATTTCATGGTCGCGACGGATGGTGTGCCGGATCTCGAAACCCGCGCCGGCGGCGAAGGCCTGCACCTCTAAAGGGGAATACCGCTTCTTGTACTCGGTCGGCGCACGCTCCGCGACCGGCTTGTTCCAGTCGGAGCTCAAGTACTGGTTGTTCACGGCCCGGTCATACGAGGTGTCGATGACATCCACGATGAGGTGCCCCCTGTCGGTGAGGACCGCGGCGTAGCGAACGAGAAAGGCGCCCAGGTCAAAGCCCTCAACGTGGTAGGTCCAGTTGAGCGCGAGGAGCAGGTCCGCCTTTTCCGGCAGTCGCACGGGAGCAAGTGCGTCATCCTGCCACAACTCGACCGGGGCGTGTGCCAGACGCGCCAGCTCCTCTCCCGCGCCGATCGCCGCGGCGCAAAGGTCGCTTCCTTTCAGGTTGCGATACCCCTTTTGCGAGAACCAGATCAGGTTCAGGCCGCAGCCGCAACCGGTTTCGAAGATGGCGCTACGCCTTGGCAGGTTCCGCGCGACCCACAGGGACGGTTCGCAGACGTACCACCTCCCCGCCCGGCCGGAAAAGGCGTAAAAGAACCACTCTCCGGCGCGGTGCCTTTCAATCACCTCCCGCACGGTATCGGCGGGGAGGTCGATGCGGCTTTTTCTCTCGTCGAGGTATCTCCTGATCTTGCGCAGCACTCTGAACCTGCTCCTTACCCTGCGAGCCCGGCTGCCAACCGGCGCAGGCTGGTGACCAGGCCGCCCTTCTCAACCGGCCGGGCCTGGTACCGGGCGACCGCCCTCGCCAGGGCGGCGTCGAGTAGTTCGACCGAGAGGTCGTAGTAGCTGAACACGCTTTCCGGGTAGAACCTGTGGTGGTGGTAGCGGTACCAGGTCTCCCTTTCCAGCTCCAACGCGGGAAGCACGGATTCCAGATGGACCCCGTCGGCGCTCAGCACCTGGAGGCCGAATTCCCTGCAGACCTCGAAGGTCGCGTCGTTGGTCCGGTTGAACGGTGCGATGAAAAACGCGATTCGCTTCTCCGGGAACAGACGCCGCAGGATGAGGAGCCCGGCTTCGATGTCCTCTCTTTGCTCTTCAGCGGTCATCCGGGAGTAATCGGTGTGGTACAGGCCGTGTAGCGCGATCTCGTCCGGTATGGTGTTCAGGTAGTCGATAAGATCCCGCCTCTCCTCGAAACGGCCGGTGGAAAGGGTCCGGATCACGCCGTTCTCCAGGTTGGCGACCGTGTCGTACCCCTCGTACTCGACGGGGGTATCTCCGTGGCGGTACATGGTGTTGGTGCACCCCCTGAGGGTTACCCCGTGCACCTGCCGCAAACCGTGCTTGTGGAACACGCCGCAGAAGCGCCGGAATTCCGGCAGCGAGGTGTCCCAGGAGACGTCGTCGTTTCTGAACCTGGGGCGGGAGACCTCCTCGTACACCTCGTCGAAGACACGCCCGAAGGACGAGGCGCACACCTCCCAGTTGCGCTCACGCCGCAGCAGCCGCGCGTTTTCCCGCCCGGCTTCACGCACGCGATCGAGGTTCGCCTCGCACCACGCGAAAGCCTCGGCGAAGGCCTCCGGGGTGCGCTCGGAAACGATGAGGCCGTTGACGCCGTGTTGGACCAGTTCTGGGACGATGCCGACGTCGGTGCAGACCGGGAAACAGCCTGCGGCCATCGCCTCCAGCAGTGGCAGGGGCTCTCCCTCGTGGCGCGAGCATACGGCGAGGACATCGAGCTTGTTGTAGAAGCGGTTCATCCTGCCGTGGGAAAGGGCGCCGCCCGCGGCCAAGAGCCTGAACCGGTCGCGGCAGGCGGGCTCCAGGATGTCCCGGTACCCTTTCACCTCGTCATTGACGTTACCCGCCCATCCTATGGTAAGGGGACCGGTCCTCTCGCGGTCGCGGTGGAACAGCACGTGGGAGAACCCGTTGGGGGTGTGGCGCACCCTGGGGTGGAACGGCTTGACGAGGTCGGTGAGACGAAGCGAGGTGCAGATGACCGTACCGGCGTCGCCAAGGTAGCTCGAGACCATCTCTTCCGGCGTGCATGAGCCGTACAACGGGTCTTCCCAGCGGTGGCTCGACACCTCCTTGATGGTGCGTTCGGGGGCGAAGCCGAACTGCTGGTGCCAGGTCTCCCCCCAGAAGAAGACGTACAAGAGGTCGTAACGGGAAGGGTCCAGCGACGGTTGTTCTTTGACGTACCTGATATCGAACTCGAAACGGTCGCCCAGCGCGCGCGCCAGCTTTCGCGCCGAAATGTCGAAGGCCCACCCCTTGACGTCCACCAGCATGAGGATGCGCGGCTTTCTCCTGGGCTTTGGGCGCACCGCGTCATTCACGGCAGGAACCGCGGCGGCAGGGACCAGGGCCGAAGGGAGCCCGTTGGCTGCCAGGAACTCCGCCATCCTGACCGAGAGCGCGTCCCAATTCCTTCTGACGCGGTCGGCATCGAACACGCGCGCGTCGATGTCCCTGGCGAGCGCGTGATCGCTGTAGTTCCTTATGTCGAGAAGGGGGAGCCCGACCAGCTTGCAGAACTCCGCGGCCCGGCTGTCGTGGGACACGAGGTAGGCGGGCTTTCCGTAGGCTATGGAGAGCATGGCGAAGTGGAGCCTGAAGCCGAGATTGACCTGCTGCCTGCGCACGATGTCCAGGTAGAGACCGGCCTGCCAGGCCGGGTCCATGAGGATTTCCACCCCGTACTTGTGGGCGAGGTCCTCCGCTACCGGGATGTCGTAGGGGCTTTGCAGCACGACGGAGGGGTGATACCGGCGGCACAGGAATTCAAGCGTCTCCCGCTGCCGCGCGTTCCAGGCGTCCTCTATGTGGAGCAGCCGGGCTCGCGGGGTGAGCGTGTACCCCTCGCCGGACGGGGTGAAGTCGGGGCAGCCAAGACCGTGAAACAGTACCGGACAGCCGCTTAACACCACGTTGTCGACCCCTATGGAGCGAAGAAAGCGCAGCGAGGCTTCATCCCGCACCCCGGAGACGACGCATTTCCTGTGGATGGCCCGCACCGCGTCGACCCCTTCCCGGTTCATTTTGGGAATGGCGCCTATCGCCGCACTGCTGCCGATACCGAAGGGGATCACGGGGATGCAGATCCGTTCCACAACCGCCGCGGTGAGATTGCAGGCGAAAACGTGCTGGTACAGGTTGGTTCCGCAGATGATGAGTGCGTCGCAGCCGTTGATGGCCGCCAGTTCCTCATCGCCAAGCGGCGAGGTCAAAGGAAAACGCAGCACCTCGCCGGCGGGCACCAGCCGGGTCACGGCGGACTCTATAATCGCGTCGCCGGAGTTGTCCCCGTTAACGGCTGCGGTCAGAAGCGCAAGTTTCATAGTTCCCTTTTACGACGTAGATCCATTCGTTGTTGCCGAGGTGCTTTTTGGCGAGCACGGGCGCCTGGAGGCGGACGAACAAGCTGTCAAATTCCTCCCAGGCGAGGTCGTTTTTCCATCCCTGCAGGTTCCTGCGCTCGGCGGTGGTGAAGCCGTTGTAGGAAAAGACCACGAAGGAGGCGTTCCCGATGGCGTGCGCCAGCAACTCCAGGGGGTGGTCGAGGTACTCCAGGACACCCATGCAGAAGATGGCGTCGAAACAGCCGGGCGGAAGTTCTCCCGCGTTGAAATCGCAGATGACGGTGTCCGAGGACCGGCTGCAGTAGTCGTACGGGGTGTAGTCCCAATCCGCAGGAATGATCCGCCGCAGGGTCTGTCTGCCGCAACCGTAGTCCGCAACCCGGGCGCCATGGGGTGGGAGGTGCTCCCGGGCGAGGCGGACGGCCTCCTCAGCCCTTTCGGGCCACTCCAGCAGGTTGTCTCCCACGTTGCGGCTATGCAGGTCCTGGCGCTCCCCTCCGGGTGCCCGGCGTATCAGCAGGCGCTGCAGCAGGTTCCTAAGTGTCACTTGGTGGCCTCTATGTAGAGCTTGTATTCCCTGTCGAACCGGGACAAAAGGGCATGCACCTTGCGGTTCTGGATCAGGTTCCCGGCGAATGATTTCCTGAGCGGTCCCGATTCGGGAGCATACCCCTCAGGGAAGACGACTCTCA
Encoded here:
- a CDS encoding FkbM family methyltransferase; protein product: MFHKIASRLNRLCHRVLARSATRRQFDLHELKAAGYYSQCGQDQWVAEVLCKDSVTKIFVDIGANDGISFSNTCHLERNLGWTGIAVEPIPEVFRKLKANRGGILVNACIAAKPGTAKFQVVSGYAEMLSGLVDEYDPQHQQRIADEIARHGGTCREIEVECCNFNELLDRHGIRKVDYLNIDTEGAEYSILKTIDFRRFEISVVGVENNYDDCRIPLLMRKNGYVLHSIVGDEFYVRR
- a CDS encoding glycosyltransferase family 4 protein, with the translated sequence MARDGELHREQVAMKALLHEILFRLGAMLALLIPLRNDSGLFFFFPCYHVGGAERVHADILRLHGDKMPWIVITNRSETSALKEEFSACGRLLDLSWPAGRRGFETILTGYLAACINRCASPVVFGSNSSFYYLLLPRLHQRARCVDLIHAFGCGTETVSLPYVERLDRRVVINEKSRIDLVELYRQHGVRAELAERIDLVENKVDVPDNLVRAPRGERLRVLYVGRGTSEKRAHLVGRVARACVRMGVPAEFTLIGDLADAYPAGADREGLRFIGELHDPAEIKAHYRQNDLLILPSSREGFPMVIMEAMAHAVVPLATAVGGIPFHLRDGENGCLVEERADEAALVEAFAALIARLHADRALLERLSAAACHYAAARFRGEGFDRYYRALFESARP
- a CDS encoding glycosyltransferase, with translation MKSGGTDNSLEGARILFVFGNLELGGAERQGLLLGRYLKERHGADVRVLGLQEGNGRLSELCDEADIPWEGTGVSWRWERRHIPANLLELRRFAALLKRQKPDLLMPYTFFPNVLCGLAWRFTGAKLCVWNQRDEGFCLEPELWRSLAARLTPCFISNSDKGREALLSAFPVSPDKVAVITNGILPARPLSGRGEWRGRIGLSEEAFAACMVANVHAQKDHETLLRAWRILADRQPQGAPAPVLLLAGRVDQGDQVRNLVDSLGLVDTVRFLGEVGDVAGLLSAADLCVHSSRSEGLPNAVLEAMACGLAVVATDIPGIREAVGPQGLRFLAPAGDASALAGRIAQLQQDPPLRATTGAEMRARVTERFDAEGAWRETVSFIGSRWP
- a CDS encoding class I SAM-dependent methyltransferase translates to MLRKIRRYLDERKSRIDLPADTVREVIERHRAGEWFFYAFSGRAGRWYVCEPSLWVARNLPRRSAIFETGCGCGLNLIWFSQKGYRNLKGSDLCAAAIGAGEELARLAHAPVELWQDDALAPVRLPEKADLLLALNWTYHVEGFDLGAFLVRYAAVLTDRGHLIVDVIDTSYDRAVNNQYLSSDWNKPVAERAPTEYKKRYSPLEVQAFAAGAGFEIRHTIRRDHEIIPRVVYILRKH
- a CDS encoding polysaccharide pyruvyl transferase family protein codes for the protein MKLALLTAAVNGDNSGDAIIESAVTRLVPAGEVLRFPLTSPLGDEELAAINGCDALIICGTNLYQHVFACNLTAAVVERICIPVIPFGIGSSAAIGAIPKMNREGVDAVRAIHRKCVVSGVRDEASLRFLRSIGVDNVVLSGCPVLFHGLGCPDFTPSGEGYTLTPRARLLHIEDAWNARQRETLEFLCRRYHPSVVLQSPYDIPVAEDLAHKYGVEILMDPAWQAGLYLDIVRRQQVNLGFRLHFAMLSIAYGKPAYLVSHDSRAAEFCKLVGLPLLDIRNYSDHALARDIDARVFDADRVRRNWDALSVRMAEFLAANGLPSALVPAAAVPAVNDAVRPKPRRKPRILMLVDVKGWAFDISARKLARALGDRFEFDIRYVKEQPSLDPSRYDLLYVFFWGETWHQQFGFAPERTIKEVSSHRWEDPLYGSCTPEEMVSSYLGDAGTVICTSLRLTDLVKPFHPRVRHTPNGFSHVLFHRDRERTGPLTIGWAGNVNDEVKGYRDILEPACRDRFRLLAAGGALSHGRMNRFYNKLDVLAVCSRHEGEPLPLLEAMAAGCFPVCTDVGIVPELVQHGVNGLIVSERTPEAFAEAFAWCEANLDRVREAGRENARLLRRERNWEVCASSFGRVFDEVYEEVSRPRFRNDDVSWDTSLPEFRRFCGVFHKHGLRQVHGVTLRGCTNTMYRHGDTPVEYEGYDTVANLENGVIRTLSTGRFEERRDLIDYLNTIPDEIALHGLYHTDYSRMTAEEQREDIEAGLLILRRLFPEKRIAFFIAPFNRTNDATFEVCREFGLQVLSADGVHLESVLPALELERETWYRYHHHRFYPESVFSYYDLSVELLDAALARAVARYQARPVEKGGLVTSLRRLAAGLAG
- a CDS encoding class I SAM-dependent methyltransferase, with the protein product MTLRNLLQRLLIRRAPGGERQDLHSRNVGDNLLEWPERAEEAVRLAREHLPPHGARVADYGCGRQTLRRIIPADWDYTPYDYCSRSSDTVICDFNAGELPPGCFDAIFCMGVLEYLDHPLELLAHAIGNASFVVFSYNGFTTAERRNLQGWKNDLAWEEFDSLFVRLQAPVLAKKHLGNNEWIYVVKGNYETCASDRSR